Proteins from a single region of Hordeum vulgare subsp. vulgare chromosome 6H, MorexV3_pseudomolecules_assembly, whole genome shotgun sequence:
- the LOC123403336 gene encoding histone H2A-like: MDASATVAAGKGKKGAAGRKAGGPRKKSVSRSVKAGLQFPVSRIGRFLKKGRYAQRVGSGAPVYLAAVLEYLAAELLELAGNAAKDNKKSRITPRHLLLAIRNDEELGKLLTGITIAHGGVIPNINPVLLPKKTAEKSPKEPKSPKKTAKSPKKA; this comes from the coding sequence ATGGACGCCTCAGCCACCGTAGCCGCCGGGAAGGGGAAGAAGGGCGCGGCCGGGCGCAAGGCCGGCGGCCCCAGGAAGAAGTCCGTGTCGCGGTCCGTCAAGGCCGGGCTCCAGTTCCCCGTCAGCCGCATCGGGCGCTTCCTCAAGAAGGGCCGCTACGCGCAGCGCGTCGGTTCCGGCGCCCCCGTCTACCTCGCGGCGGTCCTCGAGTACCTCGCCGCCGAGCTGCTGGAGCTGGCGGGCAACGCCGCCAAGGACAACAAGAAGAGCCGCATCACCCCCCGCCACCTGCTGCTCGCCATCAGGAACGACGAGGAGCTCGGCAAGCTGCTCACCGGCATCACCATCGCGCACGGCGGCGTCATCCCCAACATCAACCCGGTGCTGCTCCCCAAGAAAACCGCCGAGAAGTCGCCCAAGGAGCCCAAGTCGCCCAAGAAGACCGCCAAGTCCCCCAAGAAGGCGTAG